One window from the genome of Pandoraea fibrosis encodes:
- a CDS encoding microcin C ABC transporter permease YejB, which yields MWSYILKRLLIMIPTLLGVITLTFVVIQFVPGGPVEQVMLELKGRAGGGEASGGGGGSDYRGRRGIDAQQLAQIKALYGFDKTPGERYWLMLKRFAKFDLGESYFRHQSVWSLIVSKLPVSISLGLWTFFLTYLISVPLGIAKAVRNGSRFDTLTSLVVLVGYAIPGFVLGVLLLVLFGGGTFWQLFPLRELVSDNWSDLSWPAKITDYLWHITLPVTASVVGSFAVITMLTKNAFLDEIRRQYVLTARAKGLSERKVLFKHVFRNALIPLITGFPAAFIGAFFAGSLLIETLFSLDGLGRLSYESVQRRDYPVVLGSLYLFTLIGLLTKLISDLCYVLVDPRIQFDRLEH from the coding sequence ATGTGGTCCTACATACTCAAACGCCTGCTGATCATGATTCCGACGTTGCTCGGTGTGATCACACTGACGTTCGTTGTCATTCAATTCGTGCCGGGCGGCCCGGTCGAGCAGGTGATGCTCGAACTCAAGGGGCGCGCCGGTGGCGGTGAGGCGAGCGGCGGCGGGGGCGGTAGCGACTACCGTGGACGGCGTGGCATCGACGCCCAGCAGCTTGCGCAAATCAAGGCCCTCTACGGTTTCGACAAGACACCGGGAGAGCGTTACTGGCTGATGCTTAAACGCTTCGCGAAATTCGACCTCGGCGAGAGTTACTTCCGGCATCAGAGCGTGTGGTCGCTGATCGTCTCGAAGCTGCCGGTGTCGATTTCTCTTGGCCTCTGGACGTTTTTCCTCACGTATCTGATATCGGTGCCGTTGGGCATCGCCAAGGCGGTGCGCAACGGTTCCCGGTTCGATACGCTCACGAGTCTGGTCGTACTCGTGGGCTATGCCATCCCCGGCTTCGTGCTCGGCGTGTTGCTGCTGGTGCTTTTCGGCGGCGGTACGTTCTGGCAGTTGTTTCCGTTGCGCGAGCTCGTCTCCGATAACTGGAGCGATCTGTCGTGGCCGGCGAAGATCACCGATTACCTCTGGCACATCACGCTGCCGGTGACGGCGTCGGTCGTCGGTAGTTTCGCGGTGATCACCATGCTCACGAAGAACGCGTTCCTCGACGAAATTCGCCGGCAGTATGTGCTGACGGCGCGCGCCAAGGGGCTCTCGGAGCGCAAGGTGCTGTTCAAGCATGTCTTTCGCAACGCGCTGATTCCGCTGATTACCGGCTTTCCGGCAGCCTTCATCGGGGCATTCTTCGCGGGAAGTCTGCTGATCGAGACACTGTTCTCGCTCGACGGTCTGGGCCGTCTGTCGTATGAATCGGTGCAGCGTCGCGACTATCCGGTCGTGCTCGGCTCGCTGTATCTGTTCACTCTCATCGGCTTGCTGACCAAGCTCATCTCCGACCTGTGCTACGTGCTGGTCGACCCACGCATTCAATTCGATCGACTGGAGCACTGA